A part of Ammospiza nelsoni isolate bAmmNel1 chromosome 9, bAmmNel1.pri, whole genome shotgun sequence genomic DNA contains:
- the TMEM53 gene encoding transmembrane protein 53 isoform X1, whose amino-acid sequence MGTRGLRDAVVELQPGQAREGSADRGPAEGQPVVILLGWAGCQDKYLAKYSAVYSQKGCTVIRYTAPWRMVFFSETFGLRSLQTPARQLLELLFDHRVESRPVLFHVFSNGGVMLYRYILEALHTHTPFQSLRVAGTIFDSAPGRRNLRGALRALATVLASMNVLLRYLLLFTFATTAVVLRVLLYPLTRFLHESHYDALLKAPSRWPELYLYSQADLIIKASDIELMASAREQLGVPVKAVDFSDSPHVSHMRVYPAYYRSLCTAFLADCAGGSPP is encoded by the exons ATGGGCACCCGCGGGCTGAGGGACGCCGTGGTGGAGCTGCAGCCGGGACAGGCCCGCG AAGGCAGCGCAGACAGAGGGCCTGCCGAGGGCCAGCCCGTGGTCATCCTCCTGGGCTGGGCCGGCTGCCAGGACAAATACCTGGCCAAATACAGCGCAGTCTACAGCCAGAAG GGCTGCACAGTCATCCGCTACACAGCTCCATGGAGGATGGTATTCTTCTCCGAGACCTTTGGCCTCAGATCCCTGCAGACCCCAGCCAGACaactcctggagctgctctttgaCCACAGAGTTGAGAGCAGACCGGTTCTTTTCCACGTTTTCAGCAATGGAGGTGTCATGCTGTACCGTTACATCCTCGAGGCGCTCCACACCCACACACCCTTCCAGAGCCTCAGGGTGGCCGGCACCATTTTCGACAGCGCCCCTGGCAGAAGAAACTTGCGAGGAGCCCTTCGTGCCCTGGCAACTGTCCTGGCCTCCATGAACGTGCTGCTCAGGTATCTCCTGCTGTTCACTTTTGCCACCACGGCCGTCGTGCTGCGGGTCCTGCTGTACCCCCTGACGCGCTTCCTCCACGAGAGCCACTACGACGCCCTGCTGAAGGCGCCCTCGCGCTGGCCCGAGCTCTACCTCTACTCCCAGGCCGACCTCATCATCAAGGCCAGCGACATTGAGCTCATGGCCAGTGCCCGGGAGCAACTCGGGGTTCCTGTGAAAGCCGTGGACTTCTCAGACTCGCCGCACGTCAGCCACATGCGGGTGTACCCCGCCTACTACCGCAGCCTCTGCACCGCCTTCCTGGCTGACTGTGCCGGGGGCTCGCCTCCCTAG
- the TMEM53 gene encoding transmembrane protein 53 isoform X2, translated as MGTRGLRDAVVELQPGQARGSADRGPAEGQPVVILLGWAGCQDKYLAKYSAVYSQKGCTVIRYTAPWRMVFFSETFGLRSLQTPARQLLELLFDHRVESRPVLFHVFSNGGVMLYRYILEALHTHTPFQSLRVAGTIFDSAPGRRNLRGALRALATVLASMNVLLRYLLLFTFATTAVVLRVLLYPLTRFLHESHYDALLKAPSRWPELYLYSQADLIIKASDIELMASAREQLGVPVKAVDFSDSPHVSHMRVYPAYYRSLCTAFLADCAGGSPP; from the exons ATGGGCACCCGCGGGCTGAGGGACGCCGTGGTGGAGCTGCAGCCGGGACAGGCCCGCG GCAGCGCAGACAGAGGGCCTGCCGAGGGCCAGCCCGTGGTCATCCTCCTGGGCTGGGCCGGCTGCCAGGACAAATACCTGGCCAAATACAGCGCAGTCTACAGCCAGAAG GGCTGCACAGTCATCCGCTACACAGCTCCATGGAGGATGGTATTCTTCTCCGAGACCTTTGGCCTCAGATCCCTGCAGACCCCAGCCAGACaactcctggagctgctctttgaCCACAGAGTTGAGAGCAGACCGGTTCTTTTCCACGTTTTCAGCAATGGAGGTGTCATGCTGTACCGTTACATCCTCGAGGCGCTCCACACCCACACACCCTTCCAGAGCCTCAGGGTGGCCGGCACCATTTTCGACAGCGCCCCTGGCAGAAGAAACTTGCGAGGAGCCCTTCGTGCCCTGGCAACTGTCCTGGCCTCCATGAACGTGCTGCTCAGGTATCTCCTGCTGTTCACTTTTGCCACCACGGCCGTCGTGCTGCGGGTCCTGCTGTACCCCCTGACGCGCTTCCTCCACGAGAGCCACTACGACGCCCTGCTGAAGGCGCCCTCGCGCTGGCCCGAGCTCTACCTCTACTCCCAGGCCGACCTCATCATCAAGGCCAGCGACATTGAGCTCATGGCCAGTGCCCGGGAGCAACTCGGGGTTCCTGTGAAAGCCGTGGACTTCTCAGACTCGCCGCACGTCAGCCACATGCGGGTGTACCCCGCCTACTACCGCAGCCTCTGCACCGCCTTCCTGGCTGACTGTGCCGGGGGCTCGCCTCCCTAG